A portion of the Ascochyta rabiei chromosome 13, complete sequence genome contains these proteins:
- a CDS encoding Increased rDNA silencing protein, whose protein sequence is MCAFATCGLARHLFQAVGLCKRNGHAVVIAQDSTWTRLSFRRSLSLDPWSPSSLEPLLECTESSTSTPSRTHHHFQFDGRQMSSSVRSRSVVPQSTGDTQHNVRDAALIGATSAFARPPAKPQHLTNTYAGGSNGALLAATKVGTGRPSTPAGVSVPLQRDYTGGSSRSASRSRPSPKHVSSSSSLGVPDSHVDRAPSPSYTAAKLAAARLSPLRPAVPAKAANTMSGRSANERDLLPPSGSVGNVLARLEQQKPGQQRIHQEPRKRRDSIDSQPVASAAARDKSTDDTPIPPTNSLVKMFEQNRPVTPTQPPSAPSVVVKNSPPPVKSPKPQRNFTLPPEPKDEARLVRKRTHTPPPVPKSKPPIETPRSPLTDGTNDPSWTHNAPLKSPPIKQKPVQLAALNTRATTGPTTPGQGRPKSQDSKRSASFHRRLSTSLESNAPSSPASFKSAKEELEEEEKVKPALPPPRRSNTRKNESVPADVKLLKPSVPAPRRQGRGASPLQAPERLSPPNRPSSAAGSVYHKPYQRESVKAITKHMTGESLSSAIMGAALASSRQSSPNPLQPMTIEPLFPPRKQHHHHMPFHRSPSPQKASPPKATGKLRTTMRKDPSPPSSSDDEVDFKGKGNRIMGMKVRKHPNKHHEGQRKRWRDQITERERKRYEGVWAANKGILLPASNVSYPPDDDPSMDVLNLVVKEIWMRSRLPIHVLEEVWALVDSREVGRLTRVEFVVGLWLVDQRLKGRKLPTRVSDSVWTSARGLGIKVKVRG, encoded by the coding sequence ATGTGCGCCTTCGCTACTTGCGGCCTAGCTCGACATCTATTCCAAGCTGTGGGGCTCTGTAAACGCAACGGGCACGCTGTCGTAATTGCACAGGATTCCACTTGGACTCGTTTATCCTTCCGTCGTTCGCTCAGTCTTGATCCTTGGTCCCCTAGCTCTCTCGAACCCCTTCTCGAGTGCACAGAATCCTCGACTTCCACGCCCTCACGTACACATCACCACTTCCAGTTCGATGGACGCCAGATGAGCAGCTCCGTACGCAGCCGCAGCGTCGTCCCGCAGTCGACCGGCGATACGCAGCACAATGTCCGCGATGCAGCTCTGATTGGAGCCACCTCAGCCTTCGCCAGACCACCCGCCAAACCTCAGCACCTCACCAACACATACGCTGGAGGCAGCAATGGCGCTCTCCTTGCTGCCACCAAAGTAGGCACAGGGCGGCCAAGCACTCCCGCCGGCGTTTCTGTGCCGTTGCAGAGAGATTATACCGGCGGTAGCTCACGGAGCGCAAGCAGGTCGCGTCCCTCTCCCAAGCACGTCAGCAGCTCGAGCTCTCTGGGCGTGCCTGACAGCCACGTCGACCGTGCACCATCGCCATCATACACTGCCGCCAAGCTAGCGGCTGCGCGCCTCAGCCCTTTGCGGCCAGCTGTCCCGGCCAAAGCTGCAAACACGATGAGCGGAAGGTCTGCGAACGAGCGTGATCTGCTGCCACCATCCGGGAGCGTAGGCAACGTGCTCGCGAGGCTGGAGCAGCAAAAACCGGGCCAACAGAGGATCCACCAGGAGCCGCGCAAGAGGAGAGACAGCATTGACTCGCAACCGGTCGCAAGTGCGGCTGCTCGAGACAAATCCACCGATGACACGCCTATCCCACCGACCAACTCTCTCGTCAAGATGTTCGAGCAGAACCGACCTGTGACCCCTACACAGCCTCCATCCGCACCCTCGGTCGTCGTCAAGAACTCTCCGCCCCCTGTCAAATCACCCAAGCCTCAGCGCAACTTCACACTACCTCCGGAACCTAAGGACGAAGCACGTCTTGTCAGGAAGAGGACTCACACACCGCCTCCTGTACCCAAGTCGAAGCCTCCAATCGAAACACCGCGATCGCCGCTCACCGACGGAACCAACGACCCTTCTTGGACGCACAACGCTCCATTGAAGTCTCCGCCCATCAAGCAGAAGCCAGTGCAACTGGCTGCTCTCAACACGAGGGCTACAACAGGACCGACAACGCCTGGTCAAGGACGGCCAAAGTCGCAAGACTCAAAGCGGTCAGCAAGCTTCCATAGGCGTCTCTCGACATCGTTGGAGAGTAATGCACCGTCTTCGCCGGCGTCTTTCAAGTCAGcaaaagaagagctagaggaagaagaaaaggTCAAGCCTGCTCTGCCTCCTCCACGACGTTCGAATACTCGAAAGAATGAGTCTGTCCCCGCTGATGTCAAATTACTGAAGCCTTCGGTCCCGGCTCCTCGACGACAAGGCAGAGGCGCTTCTCCATTGCAGGCGCCCGAGCGATTGTCTCCACCGAACCGACCATCCTCAGCCGCTGGCTCAGTGTATCACAAACCGTACCAGCGCGAATCGGTCAAAGCCATCACAAAGCACATGACGGGTGAATCCCTTTCGAGTGCCATTATGGGAGCAGCCCTTGCCTCTTCTCGACAGAGTTCACCGAACCCGCTTCAGCCAATGACTATCGAGCCACTCTTCCCACCTCGCAAACAGCATCACCATCACATGCCATTTCATCGCTCGCCATCTCCGCAAAAAGCATCGCCGCCAAAGGCGACAGGCAAACTGCGCACTACCATGCGAAAGGATCCTTCTCCACCCTCTTCATCAGATGATGAAGTCGATTTCAAAGGCAAAGGCAACCGTATCATGGGCATGAAGGTACGCAAGCATCCCAACAAGCATCACGAGGGGCAGCGTAAACGTTGGCGAGACCAAATCACAGAGCGAGAGAGGAAACGATACGAGGGTGTTTGGGCTGCGAATAAAGGTATTCTCTTACCTGCATCGAACGTCAGCTACCCGCCCGACGACGATCCATCCATGGATGTGTTGAACTTGGTGGTGAAGGAGATCTGGATGAGGAGCCGGCTGCCAATACACGTCCTGGAGGAAGTATGGGCCCTCGTCGACAGCCGAGAGGTTGGGAGACTGACACGCGTCGAGTTCGTAGTAGGTCTCTGGCTAGTAGATCAGCGTCTGAAGGGGAGAAAACTGCCCACGCGAGTCAGCGACAGCGTGTGGACTAGCGCACGCGGCCTTGGGATCAAGGTCAAGGTTCGCGGCTGA
- a CDS encoding DNA ligase (ATP): MGDDTSMPDAEAVRENTLMYGHDEELDEKYPTRPLNEHKTPPFHTLFTELFNPLMDTQKRRHPVGPRRKTGPSGHSNLSPHEAKRNIIERFIKDWRKKVGNDFYPAMRLIIPEKDRDRAMYGLKEKAIAKVLIKLTKISKDSDDAKQMLNWKLPGQLYKATSSTAGDFAGRCYEVLSTRQMRTQYSDMSIAEVNSALDKLSQVGSEDEQVKIFNRFYRRMNAEEMTWLIRMILRQMKIGATEKTFLDMWHPDAEQLFNISSNLRRVCWELYDPMIRLEGDDTGLSVMQCFQPQLAQFQDKVGSFEKIVSRFQQNPDDDNFWIEEKLDGERMQLHMMEDPDAPGGRLFGFWSRKAKDYAYLYGKHLEGEEAGALTRFIADAFGKNIRNIILDGEMITWDMETDHIVGFGTLKTAAISEKENKTNKSTGQRPLFRVFDCVYLNDKLLTPYMLRDRRRALEGAVKNVHRRLEVHPYIDARSHTEVEPALRMVVAESSEGLVLKNPRSMYRLNERNNDWMKVKPEYMSEFGESLDCVVVGAYYGSGHRGGAHSSFLCGLRVKQNAKPSDPDYEKCFSFFKVGGGFSREDYAAIRGRTEGKWKDWDPKRPPPTIELGGHTENRQYERPDQWILSSDSVVLECKAASVEGSDKFRMGRTLRFPRFKRLRIDKRWDQALSVHEWVELQVDVEQTLEEKQQEFKIEQSRRKKARVTKMPLVIAGDEAVTTPYVGPESKVFEGLTFYIMTDQLHPIKKSKADLEALVKANGGRIVQRDLADRSLVIIADKRLIKVASLEKRNTNNIVKPIWLSDCIVQNEADVGALPYLLPFEPNRHMFFLHDNELDVTEGNVDGNGDAYARDIGDVDEMRKLLGGMQKPRAKKNFDKQRFLNQLQGHREEVNKLRSYMFVNIKVAFQVNEDPVWSLKTRMAANYIRFGGGSVVGKEAAKGITHIVAPDGEKGSSTKITDMARVVGVAWVEKCWEEGTMVDEERFQWG; encoded by the coding sequence ATGGGCGACGACACCAGCATGCCTGACGCCGAGGCAGTGCGTGAGAACACGCTCATGTATGGCCACGACGAGGAGTTGGACGAGAAGTACCCGACTCGGCCCTTGAATGAGCACAAGACACCGCCATTCCACACGCTTTTCACCGAGCTGTTCAATCCACTCATGGATACTCAGAAGAGGAGGCATCCTGTTGGGCCCCGCCGAAAAACTGGTCCGTCAGGTCACTCGAACCTCTCGCCGCACGAAGCCAAGAGGAACATCATCGAACGCTTCATCAAAGATTGGCGAAAGAAGGTCGGCAATGACTTCTACCCAGCCATGCGACTCATCATCCCTGAAAAAGATCGAGACAGAGCTATGTACGGCCTGAAAGAGAAGGCCATCGCTAAGGTCTTGATCAAACTTACTAAGATCAGTAAAGACTCAGACGATGCGAAACAGATGCTCAACTGGAAGCTACCTGGCCAGTTGTACAAAGCCACCTCTTCGACCGCTGGTGATTTTGCTGGTCGCTGCTATGAAGTCTTATCTACACGCCAGATGCGTACTCAATACAGTGACATGAGTATTGCTGAAGTCAACAGCGCTTTGGACAAGCTGTCGCAGGTCGGCTCAGAAGATGAGCAAGTCAAGATCTTCAACAGATTCTACAGGAGGATGAATGCTGAAGAGATGACTTGGCTGATCCGCATGATCCTTCGTCAGATGAAAATCGGAGCTACCGAGAAGACCTTCCTCGACATGTGGCACCCTGATGCTGAACAGCTTTTCAATATATCCTCAAACCTCAGACGTGTATGCTGGGAACTCTACGACCCAATGATTCGACTTGAAGGTGATGATACAGGCCTCAGTGTAATGCAATGCTTCCAGCCGCAACTAGCACAATTCCAAGACAAGGTCGGCTCATTCGAGAAGATCGTATCACGATTCCAACAGAACCCTGACGATGACAATTTCTGGATTGAAGAGAAGCTCGACGGTGAACGTATGCAACTTCACATGATGGAAGATCCCGACGCGCCCGGCGGAAGGTTATTCGGTTTCTGGTCGCGCAAGGCAAAGGACTATGCCTACCTCTATGGCAAGCACCTTGAAGGCGAGGAAGCAGGCGCTTTGACACGCTTCATCGCAGATGCGTTCGGCAAGAACATTCGCAACATCATCCTTGACGGCGAAATGATCACCTGGGACATGGAGACAGACCACATTGTCGGCTTTGGCACACTGAAGACTGCAGCAATATCAGAGAAGGAGAACAAGACCAACAAGAGCACTGGCCAGCGTCCCCTCTTCCGCGTGTTCGATTGCGTCTATCTGAACGACAAGCTCTTAACACCATACATGTTACGCGACCGTCGTCGAGCACTAGAAGGTGCGGTTAAGAATGTTCATCGACGACTGGAAGTTCATCCTTATATCGACGCACGCTCGCACACTGAAGTCGAACCAGCACTGCGAATGGTCGTGGCTGAGTCTTCCGAGGGTCTGGTGCTAAAGAACCCTCGGTCCATGTATCGCCTCAACGAACGTAATAACGACTGGATGAAGGTAAAACCTGAGTACATGTCTGAATTCGGCGAATCGCTTGACTGTGTTGTGGTTGGTGCCTACTATGGCTCAGGTCATCGGGGCGGCGCTCATTCTTCCTTTTTGTGCGGATTGCGCGTCAAACAAAATGCCAAACCCAGTGATCCAGACTATGAGAAATGCTTCTCTTTCTTCAAAGTTGGAGGAGGATTCAGCCGCGAAGATTACGCTGCTATACGAGGCCGTACGGAAGGCAAATGGAAAGATTGGGATCCTAAGCGTCCACCTCCTACCATCGAGCTCGGTGGTCACACAGAAAACCGCCAATACGAGCGTCCCGACCAATGGATCCTTTCCAGTGACTCTGTCGTTCTTGAATGTAAAGCAGCCAGCGTGGAAGGCAGCGATAAGTTTCGCATGGGGCGTACGCTCCGATTTCCACGCTTCAAGCGCCTCCGCATTGACAAGCGGTGGGACCAAGCCCTGAGCGTCCACGAATGGGTTGAGCTACAGGTCGATGTTGAGCAAACTCTTGAGGAGAAACAGCAAGAGTTCAAGATCGAGCAGTCCCGTCGCAAGAAAGCCAGGGTCACAAAGATGCCGCTCGTGATTGCAGGTGACGAAGCTGTAACGACTCCCTATGTAGGCCCAGAGTCGAAAGTATTTGAAGGTCTGACCTTCTATATCATGACCGACCAACTACACCCTATCAAGAAGAGTAAGGCTGACCTCGAAGCACTTGTCAAAGCCAACGGCGGGAGGATCGTGCAGCGTGACTTGGCCGACAGAAGTCTTGTCATTATTGCAGACAAGCGGCTCATCAAAGTGGCGTCTCTCGAGAAGCGAAACACAAACAACATTGTCAAACCTATCTGGCTGTCTGACTGTATAGTTCAGAATGAAGCTGATGTCGGTGCTTTGCCGTACCTACTGCCATTCGAACCAAACCGCCACATGTTCTTCCTCCACGATAATGAACTGGATGTTACAGAAGGCAACGTAGATGGGAACGGGGACGCGTATGCGAGAGATATCGGAGATGTCGATGAAATGAGAAAGTTGCTTGGAGGCATGCAGAAGCCAAGAGCAAAGAAGAATTTCGATAAGCAACGCTTTCTCAATCAGCTCCAAGGTCACAGAGAAGAAGTCAACAAGTTGAGAAGCTATATGTTCGTTAATATCAAGGTCGCCTTCCAAGTCAATGAAGACCCTGTCTGGAGTCTCAAGACAAGAATGGCAGCGAACTACATCCGCTTTGGAGGCGGCTCGGTGGTTGGAAAGGAAGCTGCAAAGGGAATCACGCACATCGTCGCTCCAGATGGTGAGAAGGGGAGTAGCACGAAGATCACTGACATGGCGAGAGTGGTGGGTGTTGCATGGGTGGAGAAATGCTGGGAAGAGGGCACAATGGTCGACGAAGAGAGGTTCCAGTGGGGATGA